A window from Candidatus Ozemobacteraceae bacterium encodes these proteins:
- a CDS encoding ADP-ribosylglycohydrolase family protein, translating into MIDKFQAVLLGYAIGDALAAPIEDVIRDPSMGHQRVTEYVKAMPSHPIAHLEPGQYSDETQVMLIVAESLVEKRGFSVDDLTQRFIDWYQMQKLRTSWRFPGNTMMKACRKLASGIPWSQAGFPSAGVIASARAVPIALAMWRSPGMLKDALDKSCRITHTDPRAVAGAIVLATVIRMGLEGSEPAPDVVVNAAIERSQAFAPEIVKRLKTMRDALRAEPAVAMHQIGVSGFAMESVPAALYWFLRHPRKFDEMIVGAANVGGDSDAIAAMAGAMFGAYNGLAAIPDRWTKKLEGAARIRQLGCDLYRLSTPQK; encoded by the coding sequence ATGATCGACAAATTCCAGGCCGTTCTTCTCGGATACGCCATCGGCGACGCTCTTGCCGCGCCGATCGAGGATGTCATTCGCGACCCCTCGATGGGTCATCAGCGCGTGACCGAATACGTCAAGGCAATGCCGTCGCACCCGATCGCGCATCTCGAGCCCGGCCAGTATTCCGACGAGACCCAGGTGATGCTGATCGTCGCTGAGAGCCTCGTCGAAAAGCGCGGGTTCTCGGTCGATGACCTGACCCAGCGGTTCATCGACTGGTATCAGATGCAGAAACTGCGCACGTCGTGGCGCTTCCCCGGAAACACCATGATGAAGGCCTGTCGCAAACTCGCCTCGGGGATTCCCTGGTCCCAGGCCGGCTTCCCGTCCGCAGGGGTGATCGCCTCGGCCCGCGCCGTTCCTATAGCACTCGCGATGTGGCGTTCACCGGGCATGCTCAAGGATGCCCTCGACAAGTCATGCCGCATCACGCATACCGACCCGCGGGCTGTCGCCGGGGCCATCGTTCTCGCGACCGTCATCCGCATGGGCCTCGAGGGCAGCGAACCGGCGCCCGACGTCGTCGTGAACGCCGCGATCGAACGTTCCCAGGCGTTTGCACCCGAGATCGTCAAACGCCTCAAGACGATGCGGGACGCCCTGCGCGCGGAACCGGCCGTCGCCATGCACCAGATCGGCGTCAGCGGCTTCGCGATGGAGTCCGTACCTGCGGCGTTATACTGGTTCCTCCGACATCCCCGCAAATTCGACGAGATGATCGTGGGCGCGGCCAACGTCGGCGGCGATTCCGATGCGATCGCCGCCATGGCCGGAGCCATGTTCGGAGCCTACAATGGCCTCGCGGCGATCCCCGACCGCTGGACGAAGAAACTCGAAGGCGCCGCCCGCATTCGCCAGCTCGGCTGCGACCTTTACCGTCTTTCCACGCCCCAGAAGTAA
- the moaC gene encoding cyclic pyranopterin monophosphate synthase MoaC: MTDSLTHLDGEGRVKMVDVGGKAVTKRRAVAFGTVRTGEQALALLRDGQIAKGDAWAATRVAAIMAAKRTSDLIPLTHPIRLDAVNLTLAPYGTERVAIVAEALASDRTGVEMEAMTAVSVAQLNLYDMVKGVSKGVTLEGARLLLKTGGKSGDWLADGVELGRIEKLATSRSKGTPKDPIDAVTIKLGFGVEGDAHGGDWHRQVSLLGIESIRKMQEKGLKVDFGSFAENIATSGICLYELPVGSLLWTGGGVLLEVTQIGKECHTKCAVYHKAGDCVMPREGIFARVLAGGPLHATDALLAIRVK, translated from the coding sequence ATGACTGATTCGTTGACGCATCTCGATGGCGAGGGGCGTGTGAAGATGGTGGACGTCGGCGGCAAGGCCGTGACGAAGCGACGCGCCGTCGCATTCGGGACGGTGCGAACCGGCGAGCAGGCCCTTGCGCTGCTTCGCGACGGACAGATCGCCAAGGGCGATGCTTGGGCTGCAACGCGGGTGGCGGCCATCATGGCCGCGAAGCGGACGTCCGATCTCATCCCGCTGACGCACCCGATCAGGCTCGATGCCGTGAATCTCACCCTGGCGCCGTACGGAACCGAACGCGTGGCGATCGTCGCCGAAGCCCTGGCGAGCGATCGCACAGGCGTCGAGATGGAGGCCATGACGGCCGTCTCCGTCGCCCAACTGAATCTGTACGATATGGTGAAAGGCGTGTCGAAGGGCGTCACGCTCGAAGGCGCCCGGCTGCTGTTGAAAACGGGCGGCAAAAGCGGCGACTGGCTTGCGGACGGCGTCGAACTCGGCAGGATCGAGAAGCTCGCGACCAGCCGCTCCAAAGGTACGCCCAAGGACCCGATCGACGCCGTGACGATCAAGCTCGGCTTCGGCGTCGAAGGCGATGCGCACGGCGGCGACTGGCATCGTCAGGTTTCCCTGCTCGGCATCGAGAGCATCCGCAAGATGCAGGAAAAAGGGCTGAAGGTCGACTTCGGCTCGTTCGCCGAGAATATCGCCACCTCGGGCATCTGCCTGTACGAACTTCCCGTCGGCTCGCTCCTGTGGACCGGCGGCGGCGTCCTTCTCGAGGTCACTCAGATCGGCAAGGAGTGCCACACGAAGTGCGCCGTCTACCACAAGGCCGGCGACTGCGTCATGCCCCGCGAAGGCATCTTCGCCCGCGTCCTCGCCGGCGGCCCCCTCCACGCGACCGACGCCCTCCTCGCCATACGCGTGAAATGA